From the Deinococcus aetherius genome, the window AGGTTGAGGGTGGCCGCCGTGGAGGGCGGGTACAGGAAGCGCCGCTGCGAGTCCTCGTCGGGTCGGGAGGGAAAGTTCGTCCACTGCTCGCTGTGTAGCTTGTGATGCGCCATCCCCGAGGCGTCCACCTCGCTGAACCTCAGGTTGGAGAGCCTCAGGCGTTGGTCGCCGACCGGCAGACGCAGCCTCTGGCCGTCCGGCACCTGCATCCTCAGCAGGAAGTCCATCTCCCAGCGGGCCTCGTCCAGCAGGTCGTTCATGCCGTTGGCGTGCTCGGGAATACGCAGGCGGCCGTCCGCGAAGGGCTGGGTTCCTGAAAACCGCAGGCCCGTCTCGTAGAGGTTCATGAGCGTCCAGACCGAGATGCCGCCGTTCACCACGTACCGGCCGTGGTCACCCGCGTCGTACCAGCCGCCTCCGGCGTTCAGGGTGTAGCGGCAGCCCGGCCAGGTGTTTCCCTGGGCGTCCCGGCCGGCGAAGCAGGTGACGGCCCCGTCCCCCCGGTTCCCCAGGTGTCCGGCGGGCCGGGCCCACCTGCTGTTCCCGACGTACTTCGCCTCGATGGGGATGCCGCTGCGGTTGTGGTAGAAGTACGCCAGCGCGTCGTACTTCAAGGAGGCGTACAGGTCCCCCGCGATGCGGAAGGGGTGGCTGCGCAGGCCTCCCACCTCCAGCACGTACCCGTCGCCGACGGTTCGGAAGCCCGAGAAATCGACCTGATGAACGAAGTCTCCGGAGACCGGGTCTGTCCCGAACACGCGGCTGCGACCCCGGGCGAGTCTCCGGCCATCCGGGCCGAGCAGGGTCCAGGCGAGCGGCACCGCCGACTCGTAGGCGACGGCGGCGAGTTTGGGCGCGCCGGGGAAATATCCCACCTGGTTGACGCGCACCTCGGCCCGGTCGTTCACCTGGGCCGAAACGGGTCCCGGCGCGAACGTCGGTCCCCTCACCGAGATGTTGCTCAGGCACACCCGCGTGGCCTTCTGCCCGCCCAACTTGAACTGCAAGGAGGCCTGCGCGTCGTTCGCCCCGGTCATGTCGAAGGTGAAGCGGTAGGTCCGGGCAGCCTGGGTGACCCGGGCAACCTGCTGATCGAAGTATGCCGGGTAGGGCGACGTTTCCTGTTCCAGCAGGACCTTGAAGGCGGTGGGCTCGTCGGCGCGGGCCGTGAAGGAGACCGTGTACTTCGCCTCCCTCATCAGGCCCAGCCGGTTCTGGCCGAAGACCACGTCCCAGGGGTTAACCCCGGGCTTGACGACCTTCAGACACACCTCGCCGTTCCTGGCCGTGACCGCCGGGTCTCCCGCCACCCACCAGGGAGCCCGACCATTCTGGAACCCGCTGTTCCTGAGAAGGTTGCTCACGCCGATGGCCACCGGGACGGGGCGTGACAGGGCGTCTTGTCCGGACCAGTCGAAGGCCTGCGCCGTATAGATGTGCTCGCCGCTCAGGGTCGAGGGCGCTCGCACGGTCAGCGTGTAGGGTGCCGCTCTGTCCTCGCCGATCTTTTTGCCCCGGTCGTAGAACACGACCCGCGCGATGCCGCTCGTGTCCGCCGCCCTCGCCGTCAGGGTGAGGGGGCCGCCGACCGGAACGGTCATGGCGCTCGACGTCAGGGAGACGGTCGGCGGTGCCGTGTCGCCCCTGCCCGGTCGCCCCTGCCCGGAAAGCACCTGACAGGACGAGAGGGTTGTGGCGACCAGCAGGAGAACTATGTGCTGTGGGGCGTTTTTGTACATCCTCTCCTTCTCCTCAGGCTTTCGCGGTGGAGCACGGGCTTCATCTGTATAATTATAAACTTGAACTTAAGACGGTGGTGTCAGGTCCCCTTCTGAGAGGCCCTTCTTGAAGGCTGTCGGCGGTGAACCGGACACCTCGACGATCCCCGCCGACAGAGAGTGAGCGTTCGCCGACCGCAGGGCCGGGGGTTCCCGCTGTCCCCCAGCTTCCGTGGGCTCTGGGCCCGTTATGGTCGCCGTCGGCGGCCCGGTGGCAGCCCGTGGGGAAGCTGGCGGCGAACGCCCGGGGTCTTTGCCCACAGCGGGGCCGTCCGGGCAGAGGGGAGCCGTGGCCCCGTGCCCCGGACGGCCCGCTCCTTCCGTGAGGGGTTCTTGGAGCCCCCCAGGTCTCTCATACAGTCAGGCTTGCTTCCGCCCCCCGTCTTCGGCATACTGGCGGGGCCGCGGGTGCGGTGTCCCGTCTGAGTGACGCCCCCGACGATAACTGAAGCGTTCAGCGCTGCTGACCAGCGGCCCTGCCCCCGCACACGGACCATTCCGTCGCGGACCTTCGGTGATCACGGCACGTTCGGAGGTGCACCTCGCATGACCGCGACCCATCCCCTTTCCTCACGCTTCCACCGTCCGCTTTACCCCCCACCGGGGCGGCGGTCGGAGGATAGCGGCGAAGGGAACGACGGCGACCGGCTCTCCCCGCGTCCGGGTGAGACGCGCGGCTGGGGGACAGGTTGAGCGGTCATCGTCCGCCGTGTGGGCGAGGGGCTGGTACCCCTCCCATTCCCCCGGACGGCCCACCTCCCCAAGGAGAGCCCGCATGCTGATCGCAACCCACGTCTCAAGACTGAAATGGATGACCGCCGCCGTCCTCACGCTGGGCCTGCTGTCGTCCGGGTGTGCCGAGCCCGGGGCAGTCCGGGCCCAGACGACACCCGGCCCCTCCACCTCCGCCCGCGCGCTCAAGGTCATGCCGCTGGGGGACTCGATCACGGACGGGTACAACGTTCCGGGTGGTTACCGGACCGAGCTGTACCGCAGGCTGTCCGGGCAGGTGCCCGGGCTCAACTTCGTCGGCTCCCTGCAAAATGGCCCCGGCACCCTGGCCGACCGTGATCACGAGGGTCACAGCGGGTGGCGCATCGACGAACTCGCCGCCCAGGTGGACCAGTGGCTGGACCGCTCTCAGCCCGATGTCGTTCTCCTGATGATCGGCACCAACGACATCATCCAGAACCGTGACGTGCCGGGGGCTCCGGCCCGGCTGGGCCGTCTGCTCGACCAGATGTTCGCCCGACGTCCGGACCTGCGGATTCTGGTCTCTTCCCTTCCTCCCCTGCAAAATCCGGGGGAGAACCGCCGGGTGGAGCAGTACAACGCGGCCATCCCCGGGCTGGTCAAGAGTCGGGCCGATGGGGGCAGGAAGATCACCTTCGTGAATGCGGGGGCCGCGCTCACCCTCGCCGACCTGGCGGACGGGGTTCATCCCACTGCGAGCGGCTACAACAAGCTCGCGGGCCTCTGGTACCAGGCCCTGCGTCAGACGCCGGGGGTGGTCCGGGTGCAGCCGGTGCCTGACCGTGTCTTCCTGGAGCCCGCGCCGGGTGGAAGCGTTGTCAACGAGTCCGGCGCCTCCCGGGGACAGGCGGTGGGGTTGTGGTCGGCGGACCACCGGGCCCGGTTCGTGGTGCCCGCTACCCTGCCCGCCGGCTCCTACGCCCTGGGTCTGACCGCCCGCGCCGACGAGTACCGGGGCTGGCCTGTCGTCGCGTTGAAGCGGGGGAACACCCGGATCGGCACCGCCACCCTGACCTCGAAGACCTACGCCACCTACGCCCTGGGCACCGTCTCCCTCGCTCCCGGACAGGTTCTGGAGGTGGAATTCACTAACGACGCGCTCGGCAGCCGGGCGGGCGAGGACCGCAATGCCATCGTTGATCACCTCACCCTGGTCCCGGCCCGGGCCCGCGCCTCACAGAACACGGCACAGAACACGGCCCGGACCGCTCAGCCGACAGCGACCGGGGGCCGCCTGACTGTCTCACCCGACGGGAGGCGGCTGGAGTACGCGGACGGGCGGCCCTTCCTGTACTGGGCCGACACCGGCTGGGAACTGTTTCACCGCCTGAACCGCGACGACGCGCGCCAGTATCTCCAGAGGCGCAAGGAGCAGGGCTTCACGGTGATCCAGGCCGTGGCCCTCGCCGAACTCGACGGCCTCACCAAGCCCAATGCCCAGGGCGACCTGCCGCTCGTCGGCAAGGACCCCGCCCGCCCCGCCGTGACCCCGGGGAGCAGTCCCAATGACCCCGCGCAGTACGACTACTGGGACCACGTGGACTATGTGGTGGACCAGGCCGCCTCGCTGGGGCTGGTCGTCGCGCTGCTGCCCAGCTGGGGCCGTTGGGTGAACAACGAGCCGATCTTTACCCCGGCCTCGGCCAGGAGTTACGGGACCTTCCTGGGGAAGCGGTACAAGGACAAGCCGGTGATCTGGGTGATGGGGGGAGACCGGGTTCCCGAGACGGCCGCACACTCCGAGGTCTGGCGAGCGCTGGCCGAGGGCATCGAGCAGGGCGTCGGGGGGCGGGACCGGGCATTGATCACCTACCACCCGCACGGGGGCAAGACCTCCGCCGAGTATTTTCACGACGAGCCGTGGCTGGATTTCAACATGTGGCAAACCGGCCACTGCCGCGATCAGCAGGAGGCGGCCAAGCTGCTGAGCACCTTCGGGCGCACTCCGGTCAAGCCGGTGATCAACGCCGAGCCGGTGTACGAGAACCACGCGGTCTGCCACGATGAGGACAACGGCTTCGCCGACGAGGTAGACGTGCGGAACGTCGCGTACTGGAGCATGTTCGCGGGCGCAGCGGGGCACAGCTACGGCCACCGCATCATCTGGGGCTTCGACGTGTACAGCGGCGATAAGGCGTGGCTCAAAGCGATGCAGGCGCCGGGGGCACGGCAGTTGGGGTACCTGAAGCGGCTGCTGGAGTCCCGCCCGGCCCAGGGGCGGGTGCCCGACGAGACGCTGGTGAAGGGGAGTTTCACGGGCACGCGGCCCGTCGTGTCGCTGCGCGGGCAGGACTACGCCTGGGTGTACCTACCGGACGGCGGCGCGGCCACCGTGACGCTGGGGCGGGTGGGGGGCCAGCGGGTCCGGGCGGCGTGGTTCAATCCCCGCACCGGGAACAGGGCGACGATAGGCACCTTCACGAACTCCGGCGAGCGTGCCTTCTCCTCCCCCTCGAAGGGTCATGGCCAGGACTGGGTGCTGCTGATCGAGCGGGCCTGAGGCGAGCACTCGCCCTGATCGCCCCGGGGTTCATGCAGACGAGTCTGGTCCACCACTCCGGCAGAAGGAGAACGTCGCCTGCTCCAGCAAGAGCAAGGCGGCGTTTCGTCTGTGGATGAAGCCGACTGGAGGCCCGATTCAGGGGAAGTGGGCGACGGCAACCTGTGAGGCTGCCGGGACAGCATCGGGGCGAACAGGTGGGCGGAAGGAGCGCAGGCGCAGGGCGTTGCTGAGCACGAAGACACTGGAAAAGCCCATCGCCGCCGCCGCCAGCACCGGGCTGAGCAGCCAGCCGAAGGCGGGGTACAGCACGCCCGCCGCGACCGGGATCAGCACGATGTTGTACGCGAAGGCCCAGAACAGGTTGAGCTTGATGTTCCGCAGTGTGGCGCGGCTGAGCGCCAGGGCGTTCGGCACCCCCCGCAGGTCCCCGCTCATCAGGATCACGTCGGCGGTCTCCACGGCCACGTCCGTGCCCGTGCCGATGGCGAGGCCCACGTCCGCCTGCGCGAGCGCCGGGGCGTCGTTGATGCCGTCTCCCACAAAGGCCACCCTGTCCCCCTTGCCCTGAAGTTCCTTCACCGCGTCACTCTTGCCGCTGGGCAACACCTCGGCCAGCACTTCGTCGATGCCGACCTGTCGGGCGATGGCGTTGGCGGTGCGGGCATTGTCACCGGTGATCATGGCGACCTTGAGGCCCTGGCGGTGAAGGCGCTTCACCGCCTCCGGGCTGCCCTCCTTGATGGGGTCGGCCACCGCGATGACGGCGGCGAGCTGCCCGTCGATGGCCGCGTACAGCGGGCTCTTGCCCTCGTCGCCCAGCCGCTTGGCCTGGGCAGCGAAGGGGGCGACACTCAGGCCCAGCCGCTCCATGTAGCGGTCAGCCCCGACCTGAACCAGATGGCCCTGCACGCGAGCCTCCAGCCCGTACCCGGGGATGGCCTCGAAGCTCTCAGGCAGGAGGATGGGGACGCCCTGCTTCTTCGCCGCGTCCACGATGGCGCGGGCGATGGGGTGCTCGCTCTGTTCTTCCGCCGCCGCGACCAGTTGCAGCACTTCCGCACGGTCGAAGCCGGGGGTGGTCACCAGATCGGTGAGTTCGGGCCTCCCCTTGGTCAGGGTGCCCGTCTTATCCACGGCGACCACGTTCACGCCCTGAAGTCCTTCGAGCGCCGCGCCGTTGCGGAAGAGCACGCCGAGTTCGGCGGCCTTGCCGGTGCCGACCATGATGCTTGTCGGGGTGGCGAGGCCCATCGCGCAGGGGCAGGCGATGATCAGCACGGCGACGGTGTTCACCAGGGCGAAGCTGAGGGCCTGCTGCCCGCCCACCAGCAGCCAGATCAGGAAGGTCAGCGCGGCGATGCCGAACACGATAGGGACGAAGACGCTCACCACCTTGTCCGCCAGGCCCTGAATGGGGGGCTTGGAGCCCTGAGCCGTCTCGACGAGCTTGATGATCTGCGCGAGGGCCGTATCCGCGCCGATGCGAGTTGCCTTGAAACTGAAGACGCCGTTCTGGTTGATGGTTCCGCCCACGACCGCTGCACCTGTCTGCTTGACGACAGGAACAGGCTCGCCGGTAATCATACTCTCGTCCACGAAGGAGTTGCCGGAGACGACCTCGCCGTCCACGGGCACCTTCTCGCCGGGGCGCACCGAGATCAGGTCACCGATCAGGACCTCGTCCACCGGGAGTTCGAGTTCCTGTCCCCCACGGACCACCCGCGCCGTTTTGGCTTGGAGACTTAGCAGCTTCTTCATCGCCTCGCTGGAGCGGCCCTTGGCGATGGCCTCGAAATACTTGCCCAGCAGGATCAGGGTGATGACGACCGCCGACGCCTCGTAGTACACGTGAGCTGTCCCCCGGGGGAAGACCTGCGGGGCAACTGTGGCGACGAGCGAGTAGAGGAAAGCCGCCGAGGTGCCGATCATCACCAAGGCGTTCATGTCGGGCGAGCGGTGCCTCAGGCTCTTCCAGCCCAGGCGGTAGAAGCGCAGCCCGGGGCCGAACTGAACCGGGGCTGCGAGGGCGAGCATGATCCAGTTCAGGGCGGCCATGCTCACCCGCTCGTGGAGCCACATGCCGAAGGGCGCAAAGAGCATCGGGAGCATCGCCAGGATCAGCAGGGGCACGGCGAACAGGGCGCTGAAGGTCACGGCCCGGCGTAACCCCTGGACTTCCCGTTCCCGGGCCTCGCGTTCCTGATCACTGCGGTCCTGCCCAGCCTGGCTCTCCAGCACCCCATACCCGGCGCCCCGCACCGCTGCCTTGAGCTGCCCAGCGCTGACGCTCGACGGCAGGTAACGGACGCTGGCGCGCTCAGTGGCGAGGTTGACGCTGGCGTCCAGCACCCCGTCCACCTTCCTGAGGGCCCGTTCCACCCGGCCGACACAACTCGCGCAGGTCATCCCCTGCACGCCCAGTTCGATCTCGCCCACGACGGGCTCGTAGCCCACGTCCTTGACCTTGGCAATCAGCACTTCAGGGCCGATCTGCTCCGGGTCATACGTGACAGTGGCACGCTCAGTGGCGAGGTTCACGCTGGCCTGCTCGACGCCCTCCACCTTGCTCAGGCCCCGCTCGACTCTTCCGACGCAACTGGCGCAGGTCATCCCCTGCACGCCGAGTTCGATGGTCTTGCTCATCTCTGCCTCCTATCCCCCCGGGGGGGATCATGGAAAGAGCATAGGCCAAGAGGTCGGGCAAGGCAAGTCTTTTCTCGGTCGTTGAGGGAGAGTGAAAGCCAAGTCCGTCGCTTCCCCTTGAAACCCTCCCGGGGGGGCTGTATCCTTCTGCCATGACGACGGAACTGACGGTTACCGGAATGAGCTGCGGCCACTGCGAGAAGGCGGTCACCGGCGCCCTGAAGAGCGTGCCCGGGGTGCAGGATGTGCGTGTGGACCTGCAAGGCGGCACGGCGACGGTGCAGGGCGAGGCTGACCCCCAGGCGCTGATCGCCGCTGTGGCCGAAGAGGGCTACGGGGCTCAGGTGCGCGGTTGACATGACCCAAGCCAAGACCGAGCCTGCCGCTCACATGGGGCATCACCTGTGTATGCCCGAGGACGCCCGCAAGCGCGCTGCCCGGCGCCTGAAGATTGCCCGGGGGCACCTCGACAGCATCGTGACGATGCTGGAGCAGGAGGATGCTTACTGTGTGGACGTGTTGCGGCAGATCAAGGCGGTGCAGGGGGCGCTCTCGGGCGCGGGGGAGGTCGTGCTGCGCGGCCACCTCGAAGCCCACGTCGCCACCGCCTCCACCCGGGGGGACAGTGTGGAGATCGTCGAGGAACTGATGGAAGCCCTCAAGTACACCTGAACGGCGGAGCTTGGACCGGTGGGCGGTCAACCTGGCTGCCCACCGCGTTCTTCGGGCGCTGTTCCCCGGTCGGGGGAGCGGATTACGTACGCTGGCCGGAGAGGTCCGCTCCGTCCGCTGCCCCACTCCCGGGTCGTGGGGAGTGGCTGCGCCGCCGGGCGGGCCACGCCTCCGCCCGCACGGGGTACCCTGAAGGGGGGACAGGATGAGTCAGGACCGTGCCCAGCCGCTCGCCACCGTCTAGAGACTTCCCTCGCTGCGCTTCGGGGGCAACGGGGCCCTGATGGCGGCCCTGTTCGTCCTGACCTGCGCCCTGATGCTCAGCGTGCCCTGCTCGCCGGGCTCGGCGCCCTGTACGTCCTGGTCGCCATCGTCGGCTTCGCGGCGGTGCAGTGCCGGGGCGGCGTCGCCCGGGGACTGGTGTACCTGGGCACGCAGCATCTGCTCGGCATGGAGCTGATGGCGCTCGGCGGTATCGGGGTCGGCAACACCCTGCTCCTGCTCCTCGTGCTCAGCCAGGCCACCCGGGTCCTGTCGCTGGGGTGGGACGAGCGTGCTGGGCAAGCTCGGGGTGCGCGACCGGACCCGGGCCGCCCTCCAGGCGCGGGCCCTCGGGCTGCTTTGACGCCTGTCGGCGTTCGGACACCCGCGACCGGGGATTCCGGCCTGAGCGTCAGGAGGAGGGGCCAAGGGCGGGGTCATGGGGTGGAGGGCTCATGGGCCACAGCCAGGCCGCCCTCTCCGGGGTACGGGCGCCTCGCGGCGGGCCGCGCTCGCCCCCTCACCCGTGGAAATGGAAGCGCCGCGCGCCGTCCCTGGAGGTCAGGTACGCGATCTCCCGCAGTCCCGCCGCCTCGTAGACGGCCCGCTGGGCCTCCGCTCCGCGCCGGGAGCCGTACACCACCCCCTCGAACCACCAGGCCTCCGCCAGCCAGCGGCGCACCGCCTCCAGGAACTCCCGCTCGAGGGCCTCGGTCGTGCCGCGCCGCAGCCAGGACTCCACCCGCACCCCGGCCCGCGCGAGCACCTCCCGCTCGGCATCACTCACGTGGTAACTGTCCAGGAAGGGCGCCACCTCGCTGAGGTAGAGCGAGCCCAGCAGCGTCCGCTCATCCGGCGTGAAGACGCTGAAGCCGTAAGCCTCGTCCCGGTCGTGCTCGCCGATGTGCATGTGCAGGTCTTCGAGGTTGGCCTGCGGGGTGAAGCTGTCCTCGGGCCACTCGGAGTCGCTCCAGACGCGCAACTCGTGCCTGGAGTCCATGACGGCCTCGTAGTCGAGGGCGTTGTCCTCCGGCCGCTGGCGGCGCAGCGTGAAGTGCGGGGTGACGAGGAAGTCGGGCACGGGAAGGTGATTCGGGTTCAGGGGCATGGAGTCAACCTACCCGGCCCGGCATGGTCGGCGGATGGCAGCGGGGTCGGCCGTCCGTGGCGAACCGCAGACACACGATGGGGGAGCGCCTTACGCCCGCGCTTTTCCCCTCTTGCCGCCGCCCCCGGTCATTCCAGGCGGCGCACCAGGGCCACGTGGTCCTCCCTGAATCCGGCCCGTTCGGAGAAGGCCCGCGCCCGGGTGTTGTTCCGGGACGTTTTCGACTTCACCTTGGCGGCGTCCATCAGGAAGCGGCCGACGCCCCGGCCCTCCGCCCCCCGGCCACGGCAAGGTTCTTGCCGAAGGCGCTCCGCTCCCCAGGCTTCCGGTACAGCAGGGTGAAGCCGAGCGGCTCCTCCCCCTCGTCCTGCGCGGGTCAGGACCGCCGACCCCTCCTCGGGCCCGTGGAAGACGCCCCGGAACAGGTTCTCGTAGCTCGCCGCGAGCGCCGCCCGGTCCCGCCAGGCAGGGGCGGTGGCGGTCAGGCGTGGGACCAAGCGGAGCAGGAAGGGGAGACCCCGCGTGGTGGGCGTGTCTACGTGCTGCGCGTGTGGTACGAGGGGGAGGCCCCGACGCGGCGGCGGCACTGGCGGGCGTCCCCGCGCGAGGGGACCGACGGCGAGCGGCGGCACTTCGCCAGCATCGACGACTGCATCGAGCACCTCTCCGGCGAACTCGCGCGGCGCTGAGGAGCGGGCATTCACAGGGGGCACGCCCTTCGCGCGGGGGGGTGCCCCTTCCCCCTGGGGCCGCGTCATCCTCCAATCATCCGCTGCCCCGTACGCTGCGGGCACGCCTAAAGGCGACGGAGGACCCCATGAACCGAACGACCCGCACCCTGACCGCCCTGCTCGGCCTCACCCTCACCCTCGGCGCCGGAGCCGTCCCCGCCGCCCGCACCATCAGCGGGACGATCACGGCGGCGGGCGGGCACTCCCTCAAGGACACGGTGGTCATCGCCTGCCCGAAAGGGGACTGCGACTCGGACGACGTGAAGGGCATGGTCGTCGAGAGCACGGGCGCGACCACCACCTTCACCCTGGGGGACCTCGACGACGTGGACTACGCGATCTACGCGGTGCAGGACAACGACGGCGACGAGGACGTGAGCGCGGGCGACTGGGTGGACCGCAACCTCGCCCAGGAGAAGGAGGCGGCGCTGGTGAAGATCGGCACGAAGACCGTCAAGCTCGAACTCGTGGAAGTGAAGTGACGAACATGAAAACTCTCCTTGCCCTGATCGCCCTGTCCGCCGCCGCGACCAGCCTCGCCGCGCCCACCACGCCCACGATCCTCGACGCGAAGCCCTCGGCCATCGTGGACCTGCTGAAAAACGAGGGCTACAAGCCCGAATTCAAGCCCGGCGACGACAAGACCTCGCCCTCCATCACCGTGAAATCTGAGGGCAACTCGTTCTACCTGTACTTCACGGGCTGCAAGGACGGGGTGTGCAAGCGCCTGAGCACCACGAACGGCTTCGAGCGCCCCAGCAAGGCCGACGACCTCGCCGCCAAGATCACCGCCTGGAACGCCAAGTGGTACAGCCAGGCCTACGAGGAGAAGGACGGCTCCGTGTACCTCGACGCCTCCTACGTCCTGACGGGCGGTTTCACCG encodes:
- a CDS encoding YbjN domain-containing protein, which translates into the protein MKTLLALIALSAAATSLAAPTTPTILDAKPSAIVDLLKNEGYKPEFKPGDDKTSPSITVKSEGNSFYLYFTGCKDGVCKRLSTTNGFERPSKADDLAAKITAWNAKWYSQAYEEKDGSVYLDASYVLTGGFTAANFLAWFDAYKTEYDEFTNTIY
- a CDS encoding apiosidase-like domain-containing protein, which codes for MTAAVLTLGLLSSGCAEPGAVRAQTTPGPSTSARALKVMPLGDSITDGYNVPGGYRTELYRRLSGQVPGLNFVGSLQNGPGTLADRDHEGHSGWRIDELAAQVDQWLDRSQPDVVLLMIGTNDIIQNRDVPGAPARLGRLLDQMFARRPDLRILVSSLPPLQNPGENRRVEQYNAAIPGLVKSRADGGRKITFVNAGAALTLADLADGVHPTASGYNKLAGLWYQALRQTPGVVRVQPVPDRVFLEPAPGGSVVNESGASRGQAVGLWSADHRARFVVPATLPAGSYALGLTARADEYRGWPVVALKRGNTRIGTATLTSKTYATYALGTVSLAPGQVLEVEFTNDALGSRAGEDRNAIVDHLTLVPARARASQNTAQNTARTAQPTATGGRLTVSPDGRRLEYADGRPFLYWADTGWELFHRLNRDDARQYLQRRKEQGFTVIQAVALAELDGLTKPNAQGDLPLVGKDPARPAVTPGSSPNDPAQYDYWDHVDYVVDQAASLGLVVALLPSWGRWVNNEPIFTPASARSYGTFLGKRYKDKPVIWVMGGDRVPETAAHSEVWRALAEGIEQGVGGRDRALITYHPHGGKTSAEYFHDEPWLDFNMWQTGHCRDQQEAAKLLSTFGRTPVKPVINAEPVYENHAVCHDEDNGFADEVDVRNVAYWSMFAGAAGHSYGHRIIWGFDVYSGDKAWLKAMQAPGARQLGYLKRLLESRPAQGRVPDETLVKGSFTGTRPVVSLRGQDYAWVYLPDGGAATVTLGRVGGQRVRAAWFNPRTGNRATIGTFTNSGERAFSSPSKGHGQDWVLLIERA
- a CDS encoding glycoside hydrolase family 9 protein → MYKNAPQHIVLLLVATTLSSCQVLSGQGRPGRGDTAPPTVSLTSSAMTVPVGGPLTLTARAADTSGIARVVFYDRGKKIGEDRAAPYTLTVRAPSTLSGEHIYTAQAFDWSGQDALSRPVPVAIGVSNLLRNSGFQNGRAPWWVAGDPAVTARNGEVCLKVVKPGVNPWDVVFGQNRLGLMREAKYTVSFTARADEPTAFKVLLEQETSPYPAYFDQQVARVTQAARTYRFTFDMTGANDAQASLQFKLGGQKATRVCLSNISVRGPTFAPGPVSAQVNDRAEVRVNQVGYFPGAPKLAAVAYESAVPLAWTLLGPDGRRLARGRSRVFGTDPVSGDFVHQVDFSGFRTVGDGYVLEVGGLRSHPFRIAGDLYASLKYDALAYFYHNRSGIPIEAKYVGNSRWARPAGHLGNRGDGAVTCFAGRDAQGNTWPGCRYTLNAGGGWYDAGDHGRYVVNGGISVWTLMNLYETGLRFSGTQPFADGRLRIPEHANGMNDLLDEARWEMDFLLRMQVPDGQRLRLPVGDQRLRLSNLRFSEVDASGMAHHKLHSEQWTNFPSRPDEDSQRRFLYPPSTAATLNLAATAAQCARVFARVDPAYAQRCLQAARRAWNAAKRNPAVYAYDNFTGGGSYADTTLGDEFYWAAAELYATTGEEPYRRVLRAAGGGVENDLTWWDVKAAGIITLALGPGRPRQGDVRTARAELLRAADAYTDEVPRRGYGLPFSSPHYPWGSNSNVMNRGIILGLAYHLTGNIRYRNAALEGVNYLLGRNPLDKSYVSGYGERPLTNPHHRFWAHARDSRFPAPPPGALAGGPNSSPADPTAAVLRGRCAPQTCYIDDIGSSSFNEVAINWNAPLAWVSTFLDETHKDR
- a CDS encoding heavy metal translocating P-type ATPase — encoded protein: MSKTIELGVQGMTCASCVGRVERGLSKVEGVEQASVNLATERATVTYDPEQIGPEVLIAKVKDVGYEPVVGEIELGVQGMTCASCVGRVERALRKVDGVLDASVNLATERASVRYLPSSVSAGQLKAAVRGAGYGVLESQAGQDRSDQEREAREREVQGLRRAVTFSALFAVPLLILAMLPMLFAPFGMWLHERVSMAALNWIMLALAAPVQFGPGLRFYRLGWKSLRHRSPDMNALVMIGTSAAFLYSLVATVAPQVFPRGTAHVYYEASAVVITLILLGKYFEAIAKGRSSEAMKKLLSLQAKTARVVRGGQELELPVDEVLIGDLISVRPGEKVPVDGEVVSGNSFVDESMITGEPVPVVKQTGAAVVGGTINQNGVFSFKATRIGADTALAQIIKLVETAQGSKPPIQGLADKVVSVFVPIVFGIAALTFLIWLLVGGQQALSFALVNTVAVLIIACPCAMGLATPTSIMVGTGKAAELGVLFRNGAALEGLQGVNVVAVDKTGTLTKGRPELTDLVTTPGFDRAEVLQLVAAAEEQSEHPIARAIVDAAKKQGVPILLPESFEAIPGYGLEARVQGHLVQVGADRYMERLGLSVAPFAAQAKRLGDEGKSPLYAAIDGQLAAVIAVADPIKEGSPEAVKRLHRQGLKVAMITGDNARTANAIARQVGIDEVLAEVLPSGKSDAVKELQGKGDRVAFVGDGINDAPALAQADVGLAIGTGTDVAVETADVILMSGDLRGVPNALALSRATLRNIKLNLFWAFAYNIVLIPVAAGVLYPAFGWLLSPVLAAAAMGFSSVFVLSNALRLRSFRPPVRPDAVPAASQVAVAHFP
- a CDS encoding N-acetyltransferase yields the protein MVPRLTATAPAWRDRAALAASYENLFRGVFHGPEEGSAVLTRAGRGGGAARLHPAVPEAWGAERLRQEPCRGRGAEGRGVGRFLMDAAKVKSKTSRNNTRARAFSERAGFREDHVALVRRLE
- a CDS encoding metal-sensitive transcriptional regulator; protein product: MTQAKTEPAAHMGHHLCMPEDARKRAARRLKIARGHLDSIVTMLEQEDAYCVDVLRQIKAVQGALSGAGEVVLRGHLEAHVATASTRGDSVEIVEELMEALKYT
- a CDS encoding CopZ family metallochaperone codes for the protein MTTELTVTGMSCGHCEKAVTGALKSVPGVQDVRVDLQGGTATVQGEADPQALIAAVAEEGYGAQVRG